A genomic stretch from Desulfonispora thiosulfatigenes DSM 11270 includes:
- a CDS encoding L7Ae/L30e/S12e/Gadd45 family ribosomal protein codes for MNVKNSILTLLGFAQKSNNIISGEAAVKAVIVQGKINLLILAEDLSENRKKHWRYLAEDSNVPCIDVGTKLQLGIAMGVSPRSVVGVTDEKMAKAIKAKM; via the coding sequence ATGAACGTTAAAAATAGCATTTTAACCTTACTAGGATTTGCTCAAAAATCTAATAATATTATTTCAGGAGAAGCGGCAGTAAAAGCAGTTATTGTTCAGGGTAAAATTAATTTATTAATTTTAGCTGAAGATTTATCTGAAAACAGAAAAAAACATTGGAGATATTTAGCGGAAGATTCTAATGTTCCCTGTATTGATGTTGGAACAAAACTACAACTAGGAATTGCAATGGGTGTTTCACCACGTTCAGTCGTTGGAGTAACGGATGAAAAGATGGCAAAGGCAATTAAGGCTAAGATGTAG
- the infB gene encoding translation initiation factor IF-2 has translation MSKIRVHELAKELEVSSKDLLAKIEDIGINVKNHMSTLPANEAERIKESMKKTENNDITKSVKPETDNEAIPKVKSEPQGFKENKGNFNKNNKNNNNNRNNKNKFMGKGKNKGKHKHISQPKEVMPEVKRHVVIEESISVQDLAHQLGKKATEVIKKLMVLGYMATINQELDIETVMIIAEEFGATVEVKTSKEDELFAEIEESPENLQNRPPVVTIMGHVDHGKTSLLDKIREANVTATEAGGITQHIGAYQVESNGQKITFLDTPGHEAFTAMRARGAEVTDIAILVVAADDGVMPQTVEAIHHAKAAEVPIIIAINKMDKPDSNADRIKQELTEYNLISEEWGGDTIMVPVSALTGDGIGTLLEMILLVSEVQELKANPDRNARGIVIEAELDKGRGPVATLLVQSGTMKIGDFLVVGTTQGRIRAMLDYKGRNIKTAGPSAPVEILGLSDVPSAGDDFIVADNEKLAKQVAERRQNERHHKEITSRNKISLDDIFARIKDGEIKDLNIVLKADVQGTIEALKQSLDKLSNDEVRVNIIHAGVGGIKETDVMLSSASHAIILGFNVRPDNNAKKVAEKEDVDIRTYRVIYDAIEDVKAALSGLLSPEIKEVDLGQAEVRQTFKVPKVGTVAGCYVIEGKILRSAKVRVVRDGVVMHDGNLDSLRRFKEDAKEVATGYECGIGIERYNDLKEGDIIEAYTFKEIKREL, from the coding sequence ATGAGCAAAATAAGAGTTCATGAATTAGCTAAAGAACTAGAAGTAAGCAGTAAAGATCTTCTTGCAAAAATAGAAGATATCGGTATAAATGTGAAAAATCATATGAGTACTTTACCTGCAAATGAAGCAGAGAGGATAAAAGAGTCTATGAAAAAAACTGAAAATAATGATATAACTAAATCTGTAAAACCAGAGACGGATAATGAGGCTATACCTAAGGTAAAAAGTGAGCCCCAAGGCTTTAAAGAAAATAAAGGTAACTTTAATAAAAACAATAAAAATAATAACAATAACAGAAATAATAAAAATAAATTTATGGGTAAAGGCAAAAATAAAGGGAAACATAAACATATATCTCAACCAAAAGAAGTAATGCCTGAAGTGAAAAGACACGTAGTAATTGAAGAGTCTATAAGCGTTCAAGATTTGGCTCATCAACTAGGTAAAAAGGCAACTGAAGTAATTAAGAAGTTAATGGTTTTAGGATATATGGCAACAATTAACCAGGAACTAGATATTGAAACGGTTATGATAATAGCAGAAGAATTTGGCGCAACTGTTGAAGTAAAAACAAGCAAAGAAGATGAGTTATTTGCTGAAATAGAAGAAAGCCCAGAAAACTTACAAAATAGGCCACCAGTAGTAACTATAATGGGTCATGTTGACCATGGAAAAACATCATTATTAGATAAAATAAGAGAAGCAAATGTTACGGCGACAGAAGCAGGTGGAATAACTCAACATATAGGTGCATATCAAGTTGAGTCTAATGGTCAAAAAATAACCTTTTTAGATACACCAGGTCACGAAGCCTTTACAGCAATGCGTGCGAGGGGTGCAGAAGTTACTGATATCGCAATTTTAGTTGTTGCGGCTGATGATGGAGTTATGCCTCAAACAGTTGAAGCTATTCACCATGCAAAAGCAGCAGAAGTACCTATTATAATTGCAATAAACAAAATGGATAAACCAGATTCAAATGCTGACAGAATTAAACAAGAGTTGACTGAATATAATCTTATCTCCGAGGAATGGGGAGGAGATACTATTATGGTTCCAGTTTCAGCTTTAACTGGAGATGGGATAGGTACATTATTAGAAATGATTCTTTTAGTTTCTGAAGTTCAAGAGCTAAAAGCTAACCCTGACAGAAATGCACGTGGAATTGTAATAGAAGCTGAATTAGACAAAGGCAGAGGACCAGTCGCTACTTTACTAGTTCAAAGTGGAACAATGAAAATTGGAGATTTTCTAGTTGTTGGAACTACTCAAGGTAGAATTAGAGCTATGCTTGATTATAAGGGCAGAAATATTAAAACAGCTGGACCATCAGCTCCTGTAGAAATATTAGGATTATCAGATGTTCCAAGTGCTGGAGATGACTTCATAGTAGCAGATAATGAAAAATTAGCTAAACAAGTAGCTGAGAGAAGACAAAATGAAAGACATCATAAAGAAATTACTAGTCGTAACAAAATTTCATTAGATGATATATTTGCACGAATTAAAGATGGAGAAATTAAAGACCTTAATATAGTCCTTAAGGCAGATGTTCAAGGAACTATTGAAGCCTTAAAACAGTCTTTAGATAAATTAAGTAATGATGAGGTTAGGGTTAATATTATTCATGCTGGAGTTGGAGGCATAAAAGAAACGGATGTTATGTTATCAAGTGCTTCACATGCAATTATCTTAGGATTTAATGTTAGACCAGATAATAATGCTAAAAAAGTAGCTGAAAAAGAGGATGTAGATATTCGTACCTATAGGGTTATTTATGATGCGATTGAAGATGTGAAAGCAGCATTATCAGGATTATTATCTCCAGAGATAAAAGAAGTTGATTTAGGGCAAGCTGAAGTTAGGCAGACTTTTAAGGTACCAAAAGTAGGTACTGTAGCTGGATGCTATGTAATTGAAGGTAAAATACTTCGTTCTGCGAAGGTTCGAGTTGTAAGAGATGGCGTTGTTATGCATGATGGTAATTTAGATTCATTAAGAAGATTTAAAGAAGATGCTAAAGAAGT